A region from the Haloarcula limicola genome encodes:
- a CDS encoding DUF7110 family protein, producing MTSRVYRLHSTLELPLEDTYDFFEDPDLPEEIESIDITRRNNTLIVSAVATDESMSKYTPTAQLKASVTENRVYEEDPDEMGPPGAASTGSTGGGPQWGALEEEEEEIESELVEYACFKGDRETVLQNTALQYAMFEVLCEVAKVAEKGTLTAIASVDDELEAIRIVDGEERPASINVVEDPAEDEEADGINWRDNEFIS from the coding sequence GAACTGCCACTGGAAGATACATACGACTTTTTCGAGGATCCCGATCTGCCCGAGGAAATCGAGAGTATCGACATCACCCGCCGGAACAACACGCTCATCGTCAGCGCCGTCGCCACCGACGAGAGCATGAGCAAGTACACGCCGACGGCCCAGCTCAAGGCCAGCGTCACCGAGAACCGGGTGTACGAGGAGGACCCCGACGAGATGGGGCCGCCCGGTGCCGCAAGCACCGGGTCGACGGGCGGCGGCCCGCAGTGGGGCGCGCTCGAAGAGGAAGAGGAGGAGATCGAATCGGAACTCGTCGAGTACGCCTGCTTCAAGGGCGACCGCGAGACGGTCCTCCAGAACACGGCGCTCCAGTACGCCATGTTCGAGGTCCTCTGTGAGGTCGCGAAAGTCGCCGAGAAGGGGACGCTGACCGCTATCGCCTCGGTCGACGACGAGCTCGAAGCGATCCGTATCGTCGACGGCGAGGAGCGCCCGGCCTCCATCAACGTCGTCGAGGACCCCGCCGAGGACGAGGAAGCCGACGGCATCAACTGGCGGGACAACGAGTTCATCAGCTAA